In the genome of Hymenobacter cellulosivorans, one region contains:
- a CDS encoding 3'-5' exonuclease — protein sequence MREYVLFVDTETSGIPQDWTQPYSVLGNWPHIAQLAWVVYTKAGEEIKAENHYILPSDYDVSPASVSVHGLTREFLQEHGQSRHEVMHRLFQDLLRYEPLVVAHFMKLDFHMLGVGFYRAGLENPLEVLPTFCTMLPTSSFVRNGAQRYLRLGELYERLFKEPLERQHDALVDAQATARCFFELWRQGDVTEKTIAAQAPFRRPTVAAEPSYSAILAGLLLLALLLLGVYFLFL from the coding sequence GTGAGAGAGTACGTGCTGTTCGTCGATACCGAAACCTCCGGCATTCCGCAGGACTGGACGCAGCCGTATTCGGTGCTGGGCAACTGGCCCCACATTGCCCAGCTGGCCTGGGTGGTATACACCAAAGCAGGCGAGGAAATCAAGGCCGAAAACCATTACATTCTGCCCAGCGACTACGACGTGAGCCCCGCCTCGGTGAGCGTGCACGGCCTGACCCGGGAGTTTTTGCAGGAGCATGGCCAGTCCCGGCACGAGGTGATGCACCGCCTGTTTCAGGACCTGCTGCGCTACGAGCCCCTGGTGGTGGCCCACTTCATGAAGCTCGATTTTCACATGCTGGGCGTGGGCTTCTACCGGGCCGGTCTGGAAAACCCCTTGGAAGTGCTACCCACCTTCTGCACCATGCTGCCCACCAGCAGCTTCGTGCGCAACGGGGCCCAGCGCTACCTGCGCCTGGGTGAGCTGTACGAGCGGCTGTTTAAGGAGCCCCTGGAGCGGCAGCACGACGCGCTGGTGGACGCCCAGGCCACGGCCCGCTGCTTTTTCGAGCTGTGGCGGCAGGGCGACGTCACCGAAAAAACCATTGCGGCCCAGGCGCCTTTCCGGCGGCCCACGGTCGCGGCGGAGCCCAGTTATTCGGCTATACTTGCCGGACTGCTGCTGTTGGCTCTGCTTCTGCTGGGCGTTTACTTTTTATTTCTCTAA
- a CDS encoding DUF294 nucleotidyltransferase-like domain-containing protein, whose protein sequence is MTDRIDFLRTVKPFDLLPDDVLREIAELLEEVTHPREAVIYMQDVSKLRGLDIVVEGEYETFFYDSQQNKRLVEHCGPGCCYGGISVLLNKKRSLRTVLAKRGTRVYFLHRRDFKALCQAYAGFFEHFTTKYGQRMLDDEYAHFVKLNQTGSIAQNYLASDQLYSRRLEAVELRELLACPGTTPIHEVARRMAEARTSCYFITDDTTGTVTGYVTDITLRDKVVAGLIDARQPVSAVMDAPVVSISAQAYVYEAILLMFQTKTRYLLVQGEAGTYVGFVSRNKLLSDQAQSPFIFIQSVKQAVSGQELRRRWEQVPDMVYQLLDRGVKPEIVNQLITSISDTIALKVIEGVIQELGPPPAKFVFMVLGSEGRKEQTLLTDQDNAIIYEDKANEQREAVRAYFKQFATRVSDQLNDIGFSFCEGGFMAKNPKWTHSLSHWKRNYTEWISESNPEAVMQFAAFFDCRYLYGDATIMEELQAFLSEQLQVPHDRFFYYMAINALQFEPPLTFFRNIRTFTVGSQQVFNLKKTMTPIVDLARIYALKHRIFLTNTGERLAALQEQGVFSDKEYHELLQSYYYLMGMRLKKQAVQIISDKRRPDNYIDPKTLTRVEEVSLKEIFKVIGDFQLKIKVGFAKTL, encoded by the coding sequence ATGACCGACCGGATAGATTTCCTGCGCACTGTCAAGCCCTTTGACCTGCTGCCCGACGACGTGCTGCGCGAAATTGCCGAGCTGCTGGAAGAAGTGACCCACCCGCGCGAGGCCGTTATCTACATGCAGGACGTGAGCAAGCTGCGCGGCCTCGATATTGTAGTGGAAGGGGAGTACGAAACGTTTTTTTACGACAGCCAGCAAAACAAGCGCCTGGTGGAGCACTGTGGGCCGGGCTGCTGCTACGGTGGTATTTCGGTGCTGCTCAACAAGAAACGCTCCTTGCGCACGGTGCTGGCCAAGCGCGGCACCCGGGTCTACTTCCTGCACCGCCGCGACTTTAAGGCGCTGTGCCAGGCCTATGCGGGCTTCTTTGAGCACTTCACCACCAAGTATGGGCAGCGTATGCTCGACGACGAGTATGCCCACTTCGTCAAGCTCAACCAAACCGGCAGCATCGCCCAGAACTACCTGGCCTCCGACCAGCTCTACTCGCGCCGTCTCGAAGCCGTAGAGCTGCGCGAGTTACTGGCCTGCCCCGGCACCACACCCATTCACGAAGTGGCCCGCCGCATGGCTGAGGCCCGCACCAGCTGCTACTTCATCACCGACGACACGACCGGCACCGTTACGGGCTACGTCACCGACATCACCCTGCGCGACAAAGTAGTAGCCGGCCTCATCGACGCCCGCCAGCCGGTGAGTGCCGTCATGGATGCGCCCGTGGTCAGTATTAGCGCCCAGGCCTACGTGTATGAGGCCATTCTGCTGATGTTTCAGACCAAGACCCGCTACTTACTGGTGCAGGGCGAGGCCGGGACGTACGTCGGGTTTGTGAGCCGCAACAAGCTGCTCAGCGACCAGGCCCAGTCGCCGTTTATCTTCATCCAGTCGGTGAAGCAGGCCGTGTCGGGCCAAGAGCTGCGGCGGCGCTGGGAGCAGGTGCCCGACATGGTCTATCAGCTCCTGGACCGCGGCGTCAAGCCCGAAATTGTGAACCAGCTCATCACCAGCATTTCCGACACCATTGCCCTCAAAGTCATTGAGGGCGTGATTCAGGAACTAGGGCCGCCGCCGGCCAAGTTCGTGTTTATGGTGCTGGGCAGCGAGGGCCGCAAGGAGCAAACCCTACTCACCGACCAAGACAACGCCATTATTTACGAAGACAAGGCCAACGAGCAGCGCGAGGCCGTGCGGGCCTACTTCAAGCAATTTGCCACCCGCGTATCCGACCAGCTCAACGACATCGGGTTTAGCTTCTGTGAAGGCGGCTTCATGGCCAAAAACCCGAAGTGGACCCATTCCTTGTCGCACTGGAAGCGCAACTACACCGAATGGATCAGCGAGTCGAACCCCGAGGCCGTGATGCAGTTCGCCGCCTTCTTCGACTGCCGCTACCTCTACGGCGACGCCACCATCATGGAAGAGCTGCAGGCCTTTCTGAGCGAGCAGCTACAGGTACCCCACGACCGGTTTTTCTATTACATGGCTATTAATGCCCTGCAGTTTGAGCCCCCGCTGACGTTTTTCCGCAACATCCGCACCTTTACCGTAGGCTCCCAACAGGTGTTCAACCTGAAGAAAACCATGACGCCCATCGTAGATCTGGCCCGCATCTACGCCCTCAAGCACCGCATCTTTCTGACCAATACCGGCGAGCGGCTGGCGGCCCTCCAGGAGCAGGGCGTGTTCTCCGATAAAGAGTACCACGAGCTGCTGCAGTCGTACTACTACCTGATGGGTATGCGCCTCAAGAAGCAGGCCGTGCAGATCATCAGCGACAAACGCCGGCCCGATAATTACATTGACCCCAAGACCCTGACCCGGGTAGAGGAGGTTAGCCTGAAGGAAATCTTCAAGGTTATCGGCGACTTCCAGCTCAAGATTAAAGTTGGCTTCGCCAAAACCTTATAA
- a CDS encoding aldose epimerase family protein, translating to MLLPNPTSLLPFRSSLLTGSLSAALLLAGCEQAKKPEQTAASPGAAASSATDSLKNMPTSASFGKTTDGTEVQLYTLTNAHGLKATITNYGGIVTSLQVPDKAGQLGDIVLGFDNVSGYQSPEYQKSGPYFGALIGRYGNRIAKGQFTLDGKEYTLAKNNGPNHLHGGLKGFDKVIWQAEPGRGEAGQSLKLTYVSKDGEEGYPGNLTVTATYTLTDTDELRIDYTATTDKATPVNLTNHSYFNLGAGQSKDVLSHQVQLSADKYTVVAADLIPTGELRAVTGTPFDFTTPHAIGERIAQVPGGYDHNWVLNDTGKLRPVAMVVEPASGRTLQVLTTEPGIQFYTGNFLDGSLTGKGGTAYGKHAGFCLETQHFPDSPNQPKFPSTTLQPSTTLQSTTIYKFGIQPANPEA from the coding sequence ATGCTACTGCCAAACCCTACTTCGCTACTTCCTTTCCGCTCGTCCCTGCTGACCGGCAGCCTCTCGGCCGCACTGCTCCTGGCGGGCTGCGAGCAAGCCAAAAAGCCCGAGCAAACGGCCGCCTCACCCGGTGCCGCGGCCTCATCCGCAACCGACTCACTCAAGAACATGCCCACTTCCGCTTCATTCGGTAAAACCACAGATGGTACCGAAGTCCAGCTCTACACGCTCACCAACGCCCACGGGCTGAAGGCCACCATCACCAACTACGGCGGCATCGTGACCAGCCTACAGGTGCCCGATAAAGCCGGCCAGCTCGGCGACATCGTGCTGGGCTTCGACAACGTGAGCGGCTACCAGAGCCCGGAGTACCAGAAGTCTGGTCCTTATTTCGGGGCCCTGATTGGCCGCTACGGCAACCGCATTGCCAAAGGCCAGTTCACCCTTGATGGCAAAGAGTACACCCTGGCCAAAAACAACGGGCCCAACCATTTGCACGGTGGCCTCAAGGGCTTTGATAAGGTGATCTGGCAGGCCGAGCCGGGCCGCGGCGAGGCGGGTCAGTCCCTGAAGCTGACCTATGTGAGCAAAGACGGGGAGGAGGGCTACCCCGGCAACCTGACCGTGACAGCCACTTACACGCTCACCGACACCGACGAGCTGCGCATCGACTACACGGCCACCACCGACAAAGCCACGCCCGTCAACCTGACCAACCACAGCTACTTCAACCTCGGGGCGGGCCAGAGCAAAGACGTGCTAAGCCACCAGGTGCAGCTGTCGGCCGATAAGTACACGGTGGTAGCTGCCGACCTGATTCCGACCGGAGAGCTGCGCGCCGTGACAGGCACACCCTTCGACTTCACTACACCCCATGCTATTGGGGAGCGGATAGCCCAGGTACCCGGCGGCTATGACCACAACTGGGTACTCAACGACACGGGCAAGCTGCGCCCGGTGGCCATGGTGGTGGAGCCCGCCTCGGGCCGCACCCTGCAGGTGCTCACCACCGAGCCCGGCATCCAGTTCTACACCGGCAACTTCCTCGACGGTAGCCTCACGGGCAAGGGCGGTACGGCCTATGGCAAGCACGCGGGCTTCTGCCTCGAAACCCAGCACTTCCCCGACTCGCCCAACCAGCCCAAGTTTCCCAGCACCACCCTGCAGCCCAGCACCACCCTGCAGTCGACGACTATTTACAAGTTTGGTATTCAGCCGGCCAACCCCGAGGCGTAA
- a CDS encoding Crp/Fnr family transcriptional regulator: MENLRKAFGFGGVLSADEIAHVTGQFVPQHLRAGEHFFAPGDYPNQLGFVSTGVCRLYLVGREPEEEATRCFIRPHQFILDLESFHSNQPTQVGIQALTACELLLLDRRTWQQLVVESPKLFILSKLLTEVALLNNLKDSDFLHFGTAKQKYQEFVKRYPDLVLSVPQHYIASYLGITPQSLSRIRKSTGS; the protein is encoded by the coding sequence ATGGAAAATCTACGCAAGGCATTCGGGTTCGGGGGCGTGCTGAGTGCCGACGAAATTGCCCATGTAACCGGCCAGTTTGTACCGCAGCATTTGCGGGCAGGCGAGCATTTCTTTGCCCCGGGCGACTACCCCAACCAGCTAGGCTTCGTCAGCACCGGGGTATGTCGGCTCTACCTGGTGGGCCGGGAGCCGGAAGAAGAAGCCACCCGGTGCTTCATTCGGCCCCACCAGTTTATCCTGGACCTAGAGAGCTTTCATAGCAACCAGCCTACGCAGGTCGGCATTCAGGCCCTCACGGCGTGCGAGCTGCTGCTGCTTGACCGGCGTACTTGGCAGCAACTCGTGGTGGAAAGCCCTAAGCTATTCATCCTCAGTAAGCTGCTAACGGAAGTGGCTCTGCTCAACAACCTGAAGGATAGTGATTTTCTGCATTTCGGGACGGCTAAGCAAAAATATCAGGAGTTCGTTAAGCGCTACCCCGACCTGGTCCTGAGTGTGCCGCAACACTACATAGCGTCTTATCTGGGTATTACCCCACAGTCGCTCAGCCGCATCCGCAAAAGCACAGGTAGCTGA
- a CDS encoding SDR family NAD(P)-dependent oxidoreductase: MAQVVLITGGTMGIGLGLAKAFLAQGAAVAVCGRSKEALENFSRTYPNALAIQADVTNAAERAAMLNRVAERFGQLDVLVNNAGRFIERDFTTGVDPTADLEQEVALNLTAPIQLTSEVLVRWPALTALVFVTSGFALVSPTRAPTYGAVKAGLHGFAEGLRRQLAPKGTHVLELLPTTTDTPSTAHETRKKMTVEEVAAVTLRALAQRQPMALPGPMKLLPTLLRIAPHAASRMVANI; this comes from the coding sequence ATGGCACAGGTTGTTCTTATTACGGGTGGCACGATGGGGATTGGTCTTGGTTTAGCGAAAGCCTTCCTGGCACAGGGTGCGGCTGTCGCAGTCTGTGGCCGGTCTAAGGAAGCCCTCGAAAACTTTTCCCGGACCTACCCGAATGCGCTGGCAATCCAAGCCGATGTGACCAATGCGGCGGAGCGGGCCGCCATGCTGAACCGGGTAGCGGAGCGGTTTGGGCAGCTCGATGTGCTGGTCAATAATGCCGGCCGTTTCATCGAGCGGGACTTTACGACCGGGGTTGACCCGACAGCAGACCTGGAACAGGAGGTTGCGCTTAATCTGACGGCCCCCATCCAATTGACCAGTGAAGTCCTCGTCCGCTGGCCCGCCCTTACGGCACTCGTGTTCGTCACCTCCGGCTTTGCATTAGTATCTCCTACGCGGGCACCGACCTACGGGGCGGTAAAGGCTGGCCTGCATGGCTTTGCCGAAGGGCTGCGCCGACAGCTTGCGCCGAAGGGAACTCACGTGCTGGAACTGCTACCGACCACTACGGACACTCCCAGCACCGCTCACGAAACGCGGAAGAAAATGACCGTAGAGGAAGTGGCAGCAGTCACACTTAGGGCGCTAGCGCAGCGGCAGCCTATGGCATTGCCGGGACCCATGAAGCTGTTGCCAACGCTGCTGCGGATTGCACCACATGCGGCTAGTCGCATGGTTGCTAACATCTAA
- a CDS encoding acyltransferase family protein: protein MPLYPSAPVDETSTKPTYRPELDVFRAVAILLVLVSHWFPATNSWLDLGGVGVTAFFVLSGFLITSVLRRAAPQATGTGKGRVAFSFFVRRVLRLLPAYYFALLLAWGLKLPYMQGAWQWFVLHGANIFLFRQQQWGEGMGHFWSLAVEEQFYLFWPAVILLLPRCWLGVGLTLLVVTGPLIRWWLLQRTGTTFALILTPACLDLFALGAGLSLVLEKRPLSTRFWLGVALFSVGLYCMLSANKFAAWFAFLGPSCMALAAAAGIALALTTASQPTRWLLRQPLLVTIGRLSYGLYLYHLFMPVILHRGLHHLGGLVAQGRYYQAFLAWETTGWAGAVMALMLLALALFSWQVIEQPFLRLQRFFPYGKAQTQALDKQ from the coding sequence ATGCCGCTGTACCCGTCCGCGCCCGTTGATGAGACTTCAACCAAACCCACTTACCGGCCGGAGCTGGATGTTTTTCGGGCAGTTGCCATTCTGCTGGTGCTGGTTTCGCACTGGTTTCCGGCCACTAACTCCTGGCTGGATCTGGGCGGAGTGGGGGTAACGGCCTTTTTCGTGCTCAGCGGCTTTCTCATCACCTCGGTTCTGCGGCGGGCGGCGCCCCAGGCTACAGGTACTGGCAAAGGCCGGGTTGCCTTCTCGTTCTTTGTCCGGCGGGTTTTGCGCCTGTTGCCTGCCTACTATTTTGCTTTGCTGCTGGCCTGGGGACTGAAGTTGCCCTATATGCAGGGAGCCTGGCAGTGGTTTGTGCTGCACGGGGCCAATATATTTCTGTTTCGGCAGCAGCAGTGGGGTGAAGGCATGGGCCATTTCTGGTCCTTGGCAGTAGAGGAGCAGTTTTACCTTTTCTGGCCCGCAGTTATCCTGTTGCTACCGCGCTGCTGGCTAGGAGTGGGGCTTACGCTACTCGTGGTTACGGGTCCTCTGATCCGCTGGTGGCTGTTGCAGCGCACCGGCACCACTTTCGCGCTCATTCTTACGCCCGCCTGCCTCGACCTCTTCGCGCTGGGCGCTGGCCTTAGCCTGGTGCTGGAAAAACGGCCTCTCTCAACCCGCTTCTGGCTGGGAGTGGCGTTGTTCAGCGTCGGCCTGTATTGCATGCTGAGTGCCAATAAATTTGCCGCGTGGTTTGCCTTCCTAGGGCCTTCCTGTATGGCTCTGGCCGCGGCTGCCGGCATTGCCCTGGCTCTTACTACTGCTTCCCAGCCCACCCGGTGGCTGCTGCGGCAACCCCTTCTCGTGACTATCGGGCGGCTAAGCTACGGACTGTATCTGTATCATCTGTTTATGCCCGTCATCCTGCACCGGGGGCTGCATCACCTGGGCGGTTTAGTTGCGCAGGGGCGTTACTATCAAGCTTTCCTGGCCTGGGAAACTACCGGTTGGGCCGGGGCCGTCATGGCGCTAATGTTACTGGCTCTGGCGCTCTTCTCCTGGCAGGTTATCGAACAGCCCTTCCTGCGTTTGCAGCGCTTTTTTCCGTATGGAAAAGCGCAGACCCAGGCCCTGGACAAGCAGTAA
- the uvsE gene encoding UV DNA damage repair endonuclease UvsE: MRIGYPCVNESLDCTSSATFRLASYSAERVELAVASNLLCLQRILEYNVANELRFFRISSGIVPFGSHPINTFPWQTRFASEFRAIGDYVKAQRMRISFHPDQFVVLNSPSADIVERSIAELVYQGSMLDLMGLDSTAKLQIHVGGLYGDRDLAISRFIATYRELPVAVQRRLVIENDDRLFSLRDCLRVHEAVGIPILFDNFHHECLNHGEPMAEALQLAAGTWHPERDGVLMMDYSSQQVGERKGKHTSTLEEELFREFLTHLHGLDVDIMLEIKDKEASACRAVSVLRELQLVAAEAGSVS, from the coding sequence ATGAGAATCGGGTATCCTTGCGTAAATGAATCGTTGGACTGCACCTCGTCGGCCACGTTTCGGCTGGCGTCGTATTCGGCGGAACGGGTAGAATTGGCCGTGGCCAGCAACTTGCTGTGCCTGCAGCGGATTCTGGAGTACAACGTAGCCAATGAGCTGCGCTTTTTCCGCATCAGCTCGGGCATCGTGCCCTTTGGCTCCCACCCCATCAACACGTTTCCGTGGCAAACGCGCTTTGCCAGTGAGTTTCGGGCCATCGGCGACTACGTTAAGGCCCAGCGCATGCGTATCTCGTTTCACCCCGACCAGTTTGTGGTGCTCAACTCACCCAGTGCCGACATTGTGGAGCGTAGCATTGCCGAACTGGTGTACCAGGGCTCGATGCTCGATTTGATGGGCCTCGACAGCACGGCCAAACTTCAGATCCACGTCGGCGGCCTTTACGGCGACCGGGACCTGGCCATCAGCCGGTTTATTGCCACCTACCGGGAGCTGCCGGTGGCAGTGCAGCGCCGCCTGGTTATTGAAAATGACGACCGGCTTTTCAGTCTGCGCGACTGCCTGCGGGTGCATGAGGCCGTGGGCATTCCGATTCTGTTCGACAACTTCCACCACGAGTGCCTCAACCACGGTGAGCCCATGGCCGAGGCCCTGCAACTGGCCGCTGGCACTTGGCACCCCGAGCGCGACGGAGTGCTGATGATGGACTACAGCTCCCAGCAGGTGGGCGAACGAAAAGGCAAACACACCAGCACGCTGGAAGAAGAGCTGTTCCGCGAATTCCTAACCCACTTGCACGGCCTCGACGTGGATATCATGCTCGAAATAAAGGACAAGGAAGCCAGTGCCTGCCGGGCCGTGAGCGTACTGCGCGAGCTGCAACTGGTAGCCGCCGAAGCCGGGTCCGTTTCCTGA
- a CDS encoding carboxypeptidase-like regulatory domain-containing protein, whose translation MLRPGPAPTGRPARVGHCGYGPGPGDRYRFGAKDRKAIPGAAVFVQGTNKGTVANNEGDFSITVANTDTLLFRAVGFKPQRLPLDRTGLSQIIVQIYLVRDSIQLGEVRIQEGRPDRAVINRALRNVRRPTPPANAVRRPPPPKPLFPVDTIAPRAPVPTLASPISLIYDQFSRAGQERRKMEAIQAQEKAEAAEKARQKYNRNFKDNRGYE comes from the coding sequence ATGCTCCGCCCGGGCCCTGCACCTACTGGCCGGCCTGCTCGTGTGGGCCACTGTGGCTACGGCCCAGGTCCGGGTGACAGGTACCGTTTCGGGGCCAAAGACCGTAAAGCCATTCCTGGCGCGGCCGTTTTTGTGCAGGGCACCAACAAGGGCACGGTAGCCAATAATGAAGGCGACTTCAGCATTACCGTGGCCAATACCGACACGCTGTTGTTCCGGGCGGTGGGTTTCAAGCCCCAGCGCCTCCCGCTGGACCGCACGGGCCTGTCGCAGATTATCGTGCAGATTTACCTGGTGCGCGACAGTATTCAGCTCGGCGAGGTACGCATTCAGGAAGGCCGCCCCGACCGGGCCGTTATCAACCGGGCCTTGCGCAATGTGCGCCGGCCTACGCCCCCGGCCAACGCCGTACGCCGCCCGCCCCCACCCAAGCCCCTGTTCCCGGTGGATACCATTGCCCCCCGCGCCCCGGTTCCGACGCTAGCCAGCCCCATCAGCTTGATTTACGACCAGTTTTCCCGCGCGGGCCAGGAACGGCGCAAAATGGAGGCCATCCAGGCCCAGGAAAAAGCCGAAGCCGCCGAAAAAGCTCGCCAGAAATACAACCGCAACTTCAAAGACAACCGCGGGTATGAGTAG
- a CDS encoding metallophosphoesterase — MSRSLSGIFFLLLILVAEWYGFQAVRTALQSATPVTRKVAGTAYWLLTLGIWGLGFWALMNRTQHASFRSYFGGLLLAMIAAKIVILLPLLIEDVVRIGRWAYQKMVQSDGTATGPAISRSEFISKLALVLGAIPFVSLIWGMVKGGTDYTVKRVVLRFPNLPASFDGFTLLQISDLHTGSFQSKEPLQRAVAMINKQNADLVFMTGDLVNNYAHEVEEHIETLAGIQSKLPILSVLGNHDYADYINWAEQGGRAAKEANLARLKQNHAKIGWRLMLDEAEHIERNGEKIAVIGVQNWGARMGFPKYGDLAKAHAQADAPFKILLSHDPSHWDGEVHQYEDIDLTLSGHTHGMQFGVNLSFLKWSPVQYAYKQWAGLYQRGKQYLYVNAGLGFIGYPGRVGFLPEITVFELRRA; from the coding sequence ATGTCTCGTTCCCTTTCTGGTATTTTCTTTCTGCTGCTGATTCTGGTGGCCGAATGGTATGGCTTTCAGGCCGTACGCACCGCGCTGCAAAGCGCTACTCCCGTCACCCGCAAGGTGGCCGGCACTGCTTACTGGCTGCTCACACTGGGCATCTGGGGTCTAGGTTTCTGGGCCCTAATGAACCGCACCCAGCACGCCTCGTTCCGCTCCTACTTCGGCGGCCTGCTACTGGCCATGATTGCCGCCAAAATCGTGATTCTGCTGCCCTTGCTGATTGAAGATGTAGTTCGAATTGGGCGCTGGGCGTATCAGAAAATGGTCCAATCTGACGGCACCGCTACCGGGCCGGCTATTTCCCGCAGCGAGTTTATCAGCAAGCTGGCCCTGGTGCTGGGCGCCATTCCCTTCGTGTCGCTGATCTGGGGCATGGTCAAGGGTGGCACCGACTATACCGTCAAGCGCGTGGTGCTGCGCTTCCCGAACCTGCCGGCCTCGTTCGACGGCTTTACCTTGCTGCAGATTTCGGACTTGCACACCGGCTCGTTCCAGTCGAAGGAGCCTTTGCAGCGCGCCGTAGCCATGATTAACAAGCAGAACGCCGACCTGGTCTTTATGACCGGCGACCTGGTGAATAACTACGCCCACGAGGTGGAGGAGCACATCGAAACCCTGGCTGGTATTCAGTCCAAGCTGCCGATTCTGTCGGTGCTGGGCAACCACGACTACGCCGACTACATCAACTGGGCTGAGCAGGGTGGACGGGCAGCCAAGGAGGCCAACCTGGCCCGCCTGAAGCAAAACCACGCCAAAATTGGGTGGCGCCTAATGCTCGACGAAGCCGAACACATTGAGCGCAACGGCGAGAAAATTGCGGTTATCGGGGTGCAAAACTGGGGCGCACGAATGGGCTTCCCCAAGTACGGCGACTTGGCCAAAGCCCACGCCCAGGCCGATGCGCCCTTCAAAATCCTGCTTTCCCACGACCCCTCGCACTGGGACGGTGAAGTGCACCAGTACGAGGACATTGACCTCACGCTTTCGGGCCACACCCACGGCATGCAGTTTGGCGTCAACCTGTCGTTTCTGAAGTGGAGCCCGGTGCAGTACGCCTACAAGCAATGGGCTGGCCTCTACCAGCGCGGCAAGCAATACTTGTACGTGAATGCCGGGCTGGGCTTTATCGGCTACCCGGGCCGGGTGGGCTTCCTGCCCGAAATTACCGTGTTTGAGCTGCGCCGGGCCTAA
- a CDS encoding DUF1684 domain-containing protein has product MRINPKLLIGLGLLVVFAYFLQDLVLGHDQYATGIQKARTEKNNSFRRMKDSPLNAEQRDHFDSLRYYAPDKAFRVTAQLERFAAPDTVAMPLTDGKADKYLRWGKATFEMNQQAQQLVLFLKVNDDKPELFVPFTDKTNGFDTYGGGRYLDVPLPAEQDKQIVLDFNAAYNPFCAYNNEYSCPVPPADNRLAVPVPAGEKSFPEEDHTGHSH; this is encoded by the coding sequence ATGCGCATCAACCCCAAACTCCTCATCGGCCTGGGCCTGCTGGTGGTCTTTGCTTATTTCCTGCAAGACCTCGTGCTGGGCCACGACCAGTACGCCACCGGCATTCAGAAAGCCCGGACCGAGAAAAACAACTCCTTCCGGCGGATGAAGGACTCGCCGCTCAACGCCGAGCAACGGGACCATTTCGACTCGCTACGCTACTATGCGCCCGACAAAGCCTTCCGCGTGACGGCCCAGCTCGAGCGGTTTGCCGCGCCCGATACCGTGGCCATGCCGCTCACGGATGGTAAGGCCGATAAGTACTTGCGCTGGGGCAAAGCCACGTTTGAGATGAATCAGCAGGCTCAGCAACTGGTCTTGTTTCTGAAAGTGAACGACGACAAGCCTGAGCTGTTCGTGCCCTTCACCGACAAAACCAACGGCTTCGATACCTACGGCGGGGGCCGCTACCTCGACGTGCCGCTGCCGGCCGAGCAAGACAAGCAGATCGTGCTCGACTTCAATGCGGCCTACAACCCGTTTTGCGCCTACAACAACGAGTATTCCTGCCCCGTGCCGCCGGCCGACAACCGTCTGGCCGTGCCCGTGCCGGCCGGGGAGAAAAGCTTTCCCGAAGAAGACCACACCGGCCATTCGCACTAG